The following proteins come from a genomic window of Heyndrickxia acidicola:
- a CDS encoding MarR family winged helix-turn-helix transcriptional regulator has product MDKTKIKLLIQRYEDVYLFATKSISSIISEQVLEDLSLEQYSMLRRIHIDGPVRASELTDKLGVHKSAITAKVEKLVNKGLITRERDEKDRRNVYLTTTLEGRSVYEKVEGRIVSFVEEYLDDLSHEDLENFVNLYEKILFIIKNHKGAN; this is encoded by the coding sequence TTGGACAAAACAAAAATCAAGCTTTTAATCCAAAGGTACGAAGACGTTTATTTATTTGCGACCAAAAGTATTTCATCTATCATTTCTGAACAAGTTCTCGAGGATTTATCATTGGAGCAATATTCGATGCTGCGAAGAATACATATAGATGGTCCTGTGCGTGCTTCTGAATTAACGGATAAATTGGGGGTTCACAAAAGTGCCATCACAGCAAAGGTAGAAAAGCTTGTGAATAAAGGTTTAATCACTCGTGAGAGAGATGAAAAGGACCGGAGAAATGTTTACTTAACCACAACTTTAGAAGGAAGGAGTGTTTACGAAAAGGTAGAAGGCAGAATTGTTTCTTTCGTAGAGGAATATCTCGATGATCTTTCACATGAAGATCTTGAAAACTTCGTGAACTTATATGAAAAAATATTATTTATTATTAAAAACCATAAGGGGGCAAACTAA
- a CDS encoding YkyB family protein, whose product MNLQSSAPLKPTNENLSQAIFTVNRHAKTATNPKFLYKLKKAAIEKMIKEGKAVKLGLHFSENPKWSQQQSDVLVKCGNYSFHIPPSKQDFGELPHLGKLDYSSRNPKCRMPLHQAKQLLQFYTGIKDETPSSKHRNPRKQNKPVFKKLGESFF is encoded by the coding sequence TTGAATCTGCAGTCATCCGCTCCGTTAAAACCTACAAACGAAAACCTCTCACAAGCCATATTTACAGTGAATAGACATGCAAAGACAGCAACAAATCCAAAATTTCTCTACAAGCTTAAAAAGGCTGCTATTGAGAAAATGATAAAAGAAGGAAAAGCTGTGAAATTGGGCCTTCATTTTTCAGAAAACCCCAAATGGAGCCAGCAGCAATCGGATGTACTGGTTAAATGCGGGAACTATTCATTTCATATTCCTCCTTCCAAACAGGATTTCGGTGAGCTTCCACATCTAGGAAAACTGGATTACTCTTCCCGTAATCCAAAATGCCGTATGCCCCTGCACCAGGCAAAACAGCTTCTGCAATTTTATACCGGTATAAAAGATGAAACTCCTTCGTCCAAACATCGCAATCCAAGAAAGCAAAATAAGCCTGTATTTAAAAAATTGGGCGAGAGCTTTTTCTAA
- a CDS encoding chemotaxis protein, with product MTDRNKILLESGTNELEMIEFEMGKNKYGINVIKVKEIIMPGTVTPIPHAHPYIKGIIQLRGEVLPVINMEKVLNLPQEKCPTEKFIVTEFNQQKVCFRVHNVTQIHRISWEQIEKPSDMYSAADSQVIGVVKREEDMILMLDFEKIITDINPETGINIQKLRHLGERERSDKRIVVAEDSSLLRKLLIETLEKAGYVKVQCFENGKDVYNYLDTLLSETTDILKEVQLVITDIEMPLMDGHHLTKKIKEHDQLSKIPVIIFSSLITESLFHKGVMVGADDQVSKPEIEKLVEKIDQYIL from the coding sequence ATGACGGATAGAAACAAAATTCTGCTTGAAAGCGGAACTAATGAATTAGAAATGATTGAATTTGAAATGGGCAAAAATAAGTACGGAATTAACGTGATAAAGGTTAAGGAAATTATCATGCCAGGGACGGTAACGCCCATCCCTCATGCCCATCCGTACATTAAGGGAATTATTCAGCTCAGGGGAGAGGTCTTGCCTGTTATAAATATGGAAAAAGTGTTGAATCTTCCCCAAGAAAAGTGTCCAACTGAGAAATTTATTGTCACAGAATTCAACCAGCAAAAAGTTTGTTTCCGTGTTCATAATGTTACACAAATACACCGCATCTCCTGGGAACAAATAGAGAAGCCTTCAGATATGTATTCTGCTGCTGATAGTCAAGTCATTGGAGTGGTAAAGCGGGAAGAAGATATGATTTTAATGCTTGACTTTGAAAAGATAATTACAGATATTAATCCAGAAACAGGAATTAATATTCAGAAGCTACGACACCTGGGAGAACGCGAACGTTCAGACAAAAGAATTGTCGTTGCAGAAGATTCTTCTTTATTAAGAAAACTGTTAATCGAAACTTTGGAAAAAGCAGGATATGTAAAGGTTCAATGTTTTGAAAATGGGAAAGACGTTTACAATTATCTTGACACATTGCTTTCTGAAACAACAGATATCTTAAAAGAGGTTCAGCTTGTTATAACGGATATTGAAATGCCATTAATGGATGGTCATCATCTGACCAAAAAGATTAAAGAACATGACCAGTTATCAAAAATTCCTGTCATCATATTTTCTTCTCTTATTACTGAAAGCCTGTTTCATAAGGGAGTAATGGTTGGGGCGGATGATCAGGTAAGTAAACCGGAAATTGAAAAGCTAGTAGAAAAGATAGATCAGTATATTCTATAG
- a CDS encoding RDD family protein: MELQQEEWKYGGFWRRFLAYVLDTFIISIPLGIIYLLYCSMIIINSRKNAPQESSVFAIITNGEVNMLTNTSYVLLLIGFVISVIYFTVLHASKLQATVGKLAFGLIVVDESGNRITLGRSLGRYFAAILSTILYIGYIIAVFTKRKQAFHDIIARTYVIKRPC, translated from the coding sequence ATGGAATTACAGCAAGAAGAATGGAAGTACGGCGGATTTTGGAGACGATTTCTTGCGTATGTTTTGGATACGTTTATAATATCTATTCCCTTGGGAATCATTTATTTATTATATTGTTCAATGATAATTATAAATAGCAGAAAGAACGCTCCTCAGGAGTCATCTGTTTTTGCCATTATTACCAATGGAGAGGTAAATATGCTCACAAACACTTCATATGTTTTGTTATTAATCGGGTTTGTTATTTCCGTTATTTATTTTACTGTACTTCATGCATCTAAATTACAAGCTACAGTTGGTAAGCTGGCGTTCGGATTGATCGTTGTAGATGAATCGGGAAATCGCATCACTTTAGGGCGCTCCTTAGGGCGTTACTTTGCCGCAATTCTGTCGACCATTCTTTATATTGGATATATTATTGCTGTATTTACAAAAAGAAAGCAGGCATTTCATGATATTATTGCCAGAACGTATGTAATAAAAAGACCTTGTTAA
- a CDS encoding aminotransferase A, which translates to MEHLVNPRVKKIEISGIRKFFNMVSHVEDMISFTIGQPDFPTPEHVKRAGIKAIEEDYTIYTHNAGMLELREAAAQFMKTKYAVEYDPSSEILITTGASEAIDVSLRAILSEDLEVLLPGPVYPGYEPIIQLCGAKPVHIDTRDSNFKLTAAKLKNYVTEKTRCIILPYPSNPTGVSLSEQELREIAELVKGKDIFIIADEIYSELVYSGKHVSIASMLKEQTILINGLSKSHSMTGWRIGMLFAPENIAKHILKVHQYNVSCASSISQKAALEALTEGINDADGMREEYTKRREYVAKRLKEMDVQFVYPDGAFYFFVKLPENANMSSFDFALELAHKAKVAVIPGSAFSEFGEGYFRLSYACSQEKLEIGLNRMETFIKQLKTE; encoded by the coding sequence TTGGAACATTTAGTCAATCCAAGAGTAAAGAAAATAGAAATATCCGGCATACGTAAATTTTTTAATATGGTCAGCCATGTCGAGGACATGATCTCATTTACCATTGGTCAGCCGGATTTTCCTACTCCAGAGCACGTCAAACGTGCAGGAATTAAAGCCATTGAAGAAGATTATACTATCTACACTCATAATGCCGGCATGCTCGAATTGAGAGAGGCAGCGGCGCAATTTATGAAAACAAAGTACGCTGTTGAATATGATCCATCTTCTGAGATTTTAATTACTACAGGTGCAAGTGAAGCAATTGATGTTTCTCTTCGTGCCATATTATCCGAAGACTTGGAAGTTCTTTTGCCAGGACCCGTTTACCCTGGTTACGAACCTATTATTCAATTATGCGGAGCAAAGCCAGTTCATATTGATACCCGCGATTCAAATTTTAAATTAACTGCTGCAAAGCTTAAAAATTATGTGACTGAAAAAACTCGCTGTATAATTCTTCCTTATCCTTCTAATCCTACCGGCGTCAGTCTGTCAGAGCAAGAATTGCGTGAAATTGCTGAACTTGTAAAAGGAAAAGACATTTTTATCATTGCAGATGAGATCTATAGTGAGCTTGTTTACAGCGGCAAGCATGTATCGATCGCTTCTATGCTGAAAGAACAAACTATTCTCATTAATGGCCTTTCAAAGTCTCATTCAATGACAGGCTGGAGAATCGGAATGCTTTTTGCTCCAGAAAACATCGCTAAGCATATCCTGAAGGTTCATCAATACAATGTATCCTGTGCATCCTCCATTTCTCAAAAAGCTGCACTGGAAGCCTTAACTGAGGGGATAAATGATGCGGATGGCATGCGGGAGGAATATACAAAACGAAGAGAATACGTTGCAAAGCGGCTAAAGGAAATGGATGTACAATTTGTGTATCCCGACGGGGCTTTTTACTTCTTCGTAAAGCTTCCTGAAAACGCGAATATGTCTTCCTTTGATTTTGCTCTGGAGCTAGCCCATAAAGCCAAAGTAGCTGTTATACCAGGAAGTGCATTTTCAGAATTCGGAGAAGGATATTTTCGTCTTTCATATGCCTGCTCTCAAGAAAAATTAGAAATCGGCCTGAACAGGATGGAAACATTTATAAAACAGTTAAAGACAGAATAA
- a CDS encoding NAD(P)-dependent oxidoreductase has translation MENKSVKVGFIGTGVMGKSMAGHLMDAGNELFVYNRTKEKAAELLNKGAQWCSSPAEVASRADIIFTIVGYPQDVEETYLGSKGIIPHAKAGLIVVDMTTSTPTLAKKIYEEAKKHDIYALDAPVSGGDIGAQKGTLTIMAGGDQEVFDKVRPLFAVMGQNIVYQGAAGSGQHTKMANQIAIASNMMGVTEAIVYAKKAGLDPETVLKSISAGAAGSWSLTNLAPRMLIEDYSPGFFIKHFIKDMGIALNESEKMGLELPGLSIAKKLYDELAEKGNENDGTQALIKYWL, from the coding sequence ATGGAAAATAAAAGTGTTAAGGTAGGCTTTATTGGAACAGGAGTAATGGGAAAAAGCATGGCAGGACACCTTATGGATGCTGGAAATGAGCTTTTTGTTTATAATCGAACGAAAGAAAAAGCAGCTGAGCTTCTTAATAAAGGTGCTCAATGGTGCTCTTCCCCTGCAGAAGTTGCAAGCAGGGCTGACATTATTTTCACCATTGTTGGTTATCCTCAGGATGTAGAAGAAACGTATTTAGGAAGTAAAGGAATTATCCCGCATGCGAAAGCGGGTTTGATCGTGGTAGATATGACGACTTCTACTCCGACGCTTGCGAAAAAAATTTATGAGGAAGCGAAAAAACACGACATATATGCATTGGATGCACCTGTGTCAGGGGGCGACATTGGGGCTCAAAAAGGTACTCTTACAATCATGGCAGGAGGAGATCAAGAGGTATTTGATAAAGTGCGTCCTCTTTTTGCAGTAATGGGTCAAAACATTGTCTACCAAGGAGCTGCCGGCTCTGGCCAGCATACTAAAATGGCCAACCAAATTGCCATTGCCTCCAATATGATGGGCGTTACAGAAGCGATTGTCTATGCAAAAAAAGCAGGACTTGACCCGGAAACGGTGCTAAAATCGATTAGTGCCGGTGCTGCAGGAAGCTGGTCACTTACGAATTTAGCGCCAAGAATGCTAATAGAGGATTATTCACCGGGTTTCTTTATTAAACACTTTATTAAAGATATGGGCATTGCTCTTAATGAGTCTGAAAAAATGGGTCTTGAACTTCCTGGGTTGTCCATTGCCAAAAAATTGTATGATGAGCTTGCTGAAAAGGGTAATGAAAATGACGGAACACAAGCCCTAATTAAGTATTGGTTATGA
- a CDS encoding SDR family oxidoreductase yields MELNLNGKTALVIASSQGLGKAIAEGLVREGTNVMLTSRDEDKLKLVKDELLSLEKGKVEYFPCDITDPSAIHSLVEKTNETFGSLDILINNAGGPPAGSFEQLSDKEWQQSFELNLLSYIRIIRESLPMLKVNGGRIINIASSSIKEPIPGLILSNTFRTGIVGLSKTLAEEFAPYNILVNTVGPGRIATDRVKHLDQVNANKSGKSIEDIEKEEKAGIPLKRYGTPEEFANVIVFLCSDANSYMTGSSFLVDGGKIKSI; encoded by the coding sequence TTGGAACTTAATTTAAACGGAAAAACAGCTTTAGTTATAGCCTCCAGCCAGGGGTTGGGAAAAGCTATTGCAGAAGGGCTGGTAAGAGAAGGAACGAACGTAATGCTTACAAGTCGCGATGAAGACAAGCTGAAATTGGTAAAAGACGAGCTGTTGTCATTAGAGAAAGGGAAAGTAGAATATTTCCCGTGTGATATTACAGATCCAAGTGCTATCCATTCTCTTGTTGAAAAGACAAATGAAACCTTTGGATCGCTTGATATTCTGATTAATAATGCAGGCGGCCCCCCTGCTGGAAGCTTTGAGCAGCTAAGTGACAAGGAATGGCAGCAATCCTTTGAATTAAATTTACTTTCATACATTCGTATTATTAGGGAATCTCTCCCTATGTTGAAGGTAAATGGAGGGCGAATTATTAATATTGCTTCTTCCTCTATTAAGGAACCAATTCCAGGCTTGATTCTTTCAAATACCTTTAGGACAGGAATTGTGGGCCTTTCCAAAACTCTTGCTGAGGAGTTTGCACCCTACAATATTTTAGTGAATACAGTTGGGCCTGGCAGAATTGCTACTGACCGTGTTAAACATTTAGACCAGGTGAATGCGAATAAGTCTGGAAAATCCATAGAGGATATTGAAAAGGAAGAAAAAGCAGGTATTCCATTAAAAAGATATGGTACACCTGAGGAGTTCGCCAATGTAATTGTTTTTCTCTGCTCAGATGCTAACTCTTATATGACGGGGAGCAGCTTTCTAGTGGATGGGGGAAAAATTAAATCCATATAA
- the ptsP gene encoding phosphoenolpyruvate--protein phosphotransferase has product MSTILKGIAASNGIAIAKAYRLVEPDLSFEKKKVEDAEQEVNRFKSAVSAAGAELENIREKANTELGADKAAIFDAHLLVLNDPELLTPIEDRIKNENVNAESSLKETADMFISMFEQMDNEYMRERAADIRDVTKRVLSHLLGVKIPNPSMIAEEVIVVGEDLTPSDTAQLNRDFVKGFTTNIGGRTSHSAIMARSLEIPAVVGTKTATEEIQNGDFVIVDGVNGEVHINPTPEVVEKYKQEQVNFDKQKAEWAKLLNEKTVSKDGHHVELAANIGTPDDLQGVLDNGGEAVGLYRTEFLYMGRDQLPTEEEQFNSYKAVLEGMKGKSVVVRTLDIGGDKKLPYLKLPEEMNPFLGFRAIRLCLEEQDMFRTQLRALLRASVYGNLKIMFPMISTINEFRQAKEILLDEKEKLKAAGVNVSDNIEVGIMVEIPSTAVMADQFAKEVDFFSIGTNDLIQYTMAADRMNERVSYLYQPYNPAILRMVKMVIDASHKEGKWTGMCGEMAGDEMAIPILLGLGLDEFSMSASSILKARTQILSLSKAEMEILAKEVLQLQTTEEVIEAVKKKTL; this is encoded by the coding sequence ATGTCGACTATCCTTAAAGGCATTGCTGCATCAAATGGCATTGCTATTGCAAAGGCATACCGCCTGGTTGAACCAGATCTTTCTTTTGAAAAGAAGAAGGTTGAGGATGCTGAACAGGAGGTAAACCGATTCAAGTCTGCTGTGTCTGCAGCTGGAGCTGAATTGGAAAACATTCGTGAAAAGGCCAATACTGAGCTCGGTGCGGATAAAGCTGCAATATTTGATGCGCATCTTCTTGTTTTAAATGATCCAGAGCTGTTAACACCAATTGAAGATAGAATTAAAAACGAAAATGTGAACGCAGAAAGTTCTCTTAAGGAAACGGCTGATATGTTTATTTCTATGTTTGAACAAATGGATAATGAATATATGAGAGAACGCGCTGCCGATATACGCGATGTAACGAAGCGTGTATTATCACATTTATTAGGCGTGAAAATACCTAATCCTAGTATGATTGCCGAAGAAGTGATTGTGGTTGGAGAAGACTTAACCCCATCTGATACTGCCCAATTGAACAGAGATTTTGTTAAGGGCTTTACGACCAATATTGGAGGCCGTACTTCCCACTCAGCCATAATGGCCCGTTCACTTGAAATCCCTGCGGTTGTTGGAACGAAAACAGCAACAGAAGAGATTCAAAACGGAGATTTTGTTATTGTTGATGGAGTAAATGGAGAAGTACATATTAATCCTACTCCAGAAGTGGTCGAAAAGTATAAGCAAGAACAAGTCAATTTCGATAAGCAAAAGGCAGAATGGGCGAAACTTCTTAATGAAAAGACGGTTTCAAAAGACGGACATCATGTAGAACTGGCTGCTAATATTGGTACTCCAGATGACTTACAGGGTGTACTTGACAATGGTGGAGAAGCTGTTGGACTATACCGTACAGAGTTCCTCTATATGGGCAGAGACCAGCTTCCTACAGAGGAAGAACAGTTTAATTCCTATAAGGCTGTCCTTGAGGGAATGAAAGGGAAGTCTGTCGTTGTACGTACACTTGATATTGGCGGAGACAAAAAGCTTCCTTATCTTAAATTGCCTGAAGAAATGAATCCTTTTCTTGGATTTCGTGCAATTCGCTTATGCCTCGAAGAACAGGACATGTTCCGCACACAATTACGAGCACTATTGCGTGCAAGCGTGTATGGCAATCTGAAGATTATGTTCCCTATGATTTCAACGATAAATGAATTTCGTCAGGCTAAGGAAATTCTTCTTGATGAAAAAGAAAAGCTGAAAGCTGCAGGTGTGAATGTTTCCGATAATATCGAAGTTGGTATTATGGTGGAAATACCATCTACAGCAGTGATGGCTGATCAGTTTGCAAAAGAAGTTGACTTCTTTAGTATTGGAACAAATGATCTTATTCAGTACACCATGGCAGCTGACCGTATGAATGAACGCGTCTCCTACTTATATCAGCCATATAACCCTGCTATCCTAAGAATGGTTAAGATGGTTATCGACGCTTCTCATAAAGAAGGCAAGTGGACAGGCATGTGTGGTGAAATGGCCGGTGATGAAATGGCTATTCCGATTCTTCTTGGCTTAGGTTTAGACGAGTTTTCCATGAGTGCATCATCCATCCTTAAAGCCCGTACTCAAATTCTTTCCCTTTCAAAAGCTGAAATGGAAATCCTGGCTAAAGAGGTACTTCAATTACAGACCACAGAGGAAGTAATTGAAGCTGTTAAGAAAAAAACTTTGTAA
- a CDS encoding phosphocarrier protein HPr translates to MAQKQFTVTAETGIHARPATLLVQTASKFDSDIQLEYKDKKVNLKSIMGVMSLGIGKDAQISIIAEGNDAQEALNSLEELLAKEGLAE, encoded by the coding sequence ATGGCACAAAAACAATTTACTGTAACTGCAGAAACAGGGATTCATGCTCGTCCAGCAACTTTATTAGTTCAAACAGCTAGCAAATTTGATTCAGATATTCAATTGGAATACAAAGATAAAAAAGTTAACCTTAAATCCATTATGGGTGTTATGTCTCTAGGAATCGGTAAAGATGCTCAAATTTCCATTATTGCTGAAGGCAATGATGCACAAGAGGCTTTAAACAGCCTTGAAGAACTACTTGCAAAAGAAGGTTTAGCTGAATAA
- a CDS encoding DUF58 domain-containing protein, which produces MFWERDILTDKILLAVGRLMFFFSIFALLYGQSFLFLGFLVGVILIYGHNWYIENIGKEFVFQNEKKIQRINIEEKGEWRLSFLNNGLPILKGVLTITFNNKVEPLSGNFQEIGSTIHMNIPFRAWKREAVTVTIPYSAKQRGIAAIQKIEVKILHMFGSGVVIMENKRPVNTKIYVYPKRKRVAWKGKEKLHSQGLQNDPNSLFFNPSDLIGTREYQTGDAFQHIHWKASARMQVLQTKVYSNVSSKNWLFILNVECEGLYPDSLENFISFLAYVVDFALNGNIPFTLVSNVRSSLDIPYYYLKEGEGGVHGQKAFDFLSAISSLSLNVPVQYMMKHLETQALAFSTIVYFGKSDPKTMNTFSAFKQAGSSVFVAEAVSGQGVIKAW; this is translated from the coding sequence ATGTTCTGGGAACGGGATATTTTAACGGATAAAATTCTGTTGGCAGTGGGCCGTTTGATGTTTTTCTTTTCAATATTTGCTCTCCTATATGGCCAAAGTTTCTTATTCCTGGGTTTTTTAGTGGGGGTAATATTAATATATGGCCATAATTGGTATATAGAAAATATAGGGAAGGAATTCGTTTTTCAAAATGAAAAAAAGATACAGAGAATTAATATAGAAGAAAAAGGAGAATGGAGACTCTCGTTTCTTAATAATGGTCTCCCCATTTTAAAGGGAGTATTGACCATAACATTTAATAATAAAGTAGAACCTCTTTCAGGAAATTTTCAGGAGATTGGTTCCACCATTCATATGAATATTCCGTTTAGAGCGTGGAAGAGGGAGGCTGTGACGGTAACAATTCCTTATTCTGCAAAACAAAGAGGGATTGCAGCTATCCAAAAAATTGAAGTGAAAATCCTTCATATGTTTGGAAGCGGAGTCGTTATTATGGAGAACAAGCGGCCAGTGAATACGAAGATTTATGTTTATCCTAAGAGAAAAAGAGTTGCATGGAAGGGAAAGGAGAAACTGCATTCACAAGGGCTCCAAAATGACCCCAACTCATTATTTTTTAATCCTTCAGATCTCATAGGGACAAGAGAATACCAGACAGGTGATGCTTTTCAGCATATTCACTGGAAGGCCAGTGCCAGAATGCAGGTGCTGCAAACAAAAGTTTATTCGAACGTCTCTTCTAAAAATTGGCTTTTCATTCTTAATGTAGAATGTGAGGGACTTTATCCGGACAGCCTTGAGAATTTCATCAGCTTTTTGGCCTATGTAGTGGACTTTGCGTTAAATGGAAATATTCCTTTTACTCTCGTTTCCAACGTCAGGTCGAGCCTGGATATTCCTTATTATTATCTGAAGGAAGGAGAAGGAGGAGTTCATGGACAAAAAGCCTTTGATTTTTTGTCTGCGATATCTTCTTTATCCTTGAATGTGCCGGTTCAATATATGATGAAGCATTTAGAAACACAGGCTTTAGCTTTTTCGACGATTGTGTATTTCGGAAAATCGGATCCAAAAACTATGAACACTTTTTCCGCTTTTAAGCAAGCAGGTTCTTCTGTCTTTGTTGCAGAGGCTGTAAGCGGACAGGGAGTTATCAAAGCATGGTAG
- a CDS encoding AAA family ATPase, translated as MQAIEELKKEISKVMVGMEQELDLLMIALLQGGHILMESVPGTGKTLLAKTFANCLSADFKRIQFTPDVLPGDVTGIQFFNPKTQEFQLRKGPILTNILLADEINRATPRTQSSLLEAMEERQVTIDGETLILEEPFMVIATQNPVESLQGTFALPAAQLDRFFMKLTIGYPSLKEESEILKRFRNGNPSASVRKVMDKHELYTIREEMKKIQIHEDIEKYILMIIRETREHPSIMNGASPRASLALLKASEGLAFINGRSFVTPADVKSAVPFCLSHRLQLSIEASLMMTPESVLEEILSKVPVPVETEVS; from the coding sequence ATACAGGCAATCGAAGAATTGAAAAAGGAAATATCAAAAGTGATGGTTGGGATGGAACAAGAGTTAGACTTACTTATGATAGCCTTGCTGCAAGGCGGACATATTTTGATGGAGAGTGTTCCGGGGACAGGTAAAACCTTGCTGGCAAAAACCTTTGCAAATTGTCTGTCTGCGGATTTTAAACGAATTCAGTTCACTCCGGATGTACTGCCTGGAGACGTAACAGGCATTCAATTCTTCAATCCCAAAACGCAGGAATTTCAGCTCCGCAAGGGACCAATTTTAACAAATATCTTGCTTGCGGACGAAATCAACAGGGCAACACCAAGGACACAATCCAGCCTCTTGGAAGCCATGGAAGAACGTCAGGTGACAATAGACGGGGAAACACTCATCCTGGAAGAGCCTTTTATGGTCATAGCAACACAAAATCCTGTAGAATCGCTGCAAGGAACCTTTGCTCTTCCTGCAGCCCAGTTGGACCGCTTTTTTATGAAATTAACAATAGGCTATCCATCCTTAAAGGAAGAAAGTGAAATCTTGAAGAGATTCCGCAACGGCAATCCTTCTGCTAGTGTCAGGAAAGTGATGGACAAACATGAGCTTTATACTATAAGGGAAGAAATGAAGAAAATTCAAATACATGAGGATATAGAAAAGTATATTCTCATGATTATCCGCGAGACAAGAGAACACCCTTCCATCATGAATGGTGCCAGTCCCAGAGCTTCATTGGCTTTGCTAAAAGCCTCTGAGGGATTAGCTTTTATTAATGGCAGAAGCTTTGTAACGCCAGCAGATGTTAAAAGCGCTGTTCCGTTTTGTTTGTCACATCGTTTGCAGTTATCGATTGAAGCTTCTTTAATGATGACACCAGAAAGCGTATTGGAAGAAATTCTTTCCAAGGTTCCTGTTCCTGTTGAAACAGAGGTATCTTGA
- a CDS encoding YkvS family protein: MKKAEVGCIIEFKDGLQGIVEKVNENSVIVDLTYMKNYRALDLEEKTVVNHKNYKVIKDSVNA, encoded by the coding sequence ATGAAAAAAGCAGAAGTGGGCTGTATTATTGAATTTAAAGATGGATTACAGGGCATCGTTGAAAAGGTAAATGAGAATTCAGTAATTGTTGATTTAACCTACATGAAAAATTATCGTGCCCTCGATCTTGAAGAAAAAACAGTGGTAAATCATAAAAATTACAAAGTGATTAAAGACTCAGTAAACGCTTAA
- a CDS encoding CPBP family intramembrane glutamic endopeptidase, with translation MTTKHISARIFAFICIANILYYFTYNLIPVFWHINTCSMLILLGISTLTNLPFENKQKKAVIPGVVTGIATYLAFMAGNWLLQWLFPLLHQQVVEVYQQLAPRKWWHYIVLCAVFVPAEEFFWRGVIHGLLVKVFKPYTTVFVTAVLNGAALIYSGYLILPMAAFVSALIWGILYIKKKNIIGVITAHLIFDLLLLVFLPLH, from the coding sequence TTGACTACTAAACATATTTCCGCCAGAATTTTTGCCTTCATTTGCATTGCCAATATCTTGTACTACTTTACCTATAATCTTATTCCAGTTTTTTGGCATATCAATACATGCTCTATGCTCATATTATTAGGAATTTCCACTTTAACAAATTTGCCTTTTGAAAATAAGCAAAAGAAAGCCGTTATTCCTGGTGTTGTAACAGGAATAGCGACTTATCTTGCTTTTATGGCGGGTAATTGGCTTTTACAATGGCTGTTTCCGCTTCTACATCAACAGGTTGTTGAAGTATATCAGCAGCTAGCCCCCCGAAAGTGGTGGCATTATATTGTTCTTTGTGCTGTATTCGTTCCTGCTGAGGAATTTTTTTGGCGAGGGGTCATTCATGGTTTACTGGTGAAGGTTTTCAAACCCTATACAACCGTATTTGTTACTGCTGTTTTAAATGGGGCTGCCTTAATTTATTCCGGTTATCTGATCCTGCCGATGGCTGCCTTTGTCAGTGCATTAATTTGGGGAATCTTATACATAAAAAAGAAAAATATCATAGGTGTCATTACAGCCCATCTAATTTTCGATTTACTGCTTTTGGTTTTCCTGCCTCTACATTAA